In a genomic window of Shouchella clausii:
- a CDS encoding 3-ketoacyl-ACP reductase, whose protein sequence is MQSIKGKVALITGAGRGIGRAAAEAFAKEGVHVGLVGRTLENLQKAQKDLAQYEVKTALATADVANLTSISAAVAAIREELGAIDILVNNAGISKFGGFMDLTPEEWTDIIDVNVKGVYYTTRAVLPEMIERNSGDIINISSTAGQKGAPVTSAYTASKAAVIGLSESLMMEVRKKNIRVTTLTPSTVATDMAKDLNLTDGNPDKVMQPEDLADFMVAQLKLHPRVVLKHAGLWSNNP, encoded by the coding sequence ATGCAATCAATCAAAGGAAAAGTGGCGCTTATTACAGGAGCTGGACGTGGAATTGGCCGTGCTGCAGCCGAGGCTTTTGCGAAAGAAGGAGTCCATGTTGGTCTTGTTGGCCGTACGCTAGAAAACCTTCAGAAGGCTCAAAAGGATTTGGCACAATACGAGGTGAAAACAGCGCTCGCAACCGCAGATGTTGCCAATTTAACTTCTATTTCTGCAGCAGTGGCAGCGATTCGTGAGGAGCTTGGGGCCATCGATATCCTCGTAAACAACGCGGGTATTTCAAAGTTTGGCGGATTTATGGATTTAACTCCAGAAGAATGGACCGATATTATCGATGTGAATGTGAAAGGGGTATATTACACAACGCGTGCAGTATTACCTGAAATGATCGAGCGAAATTCAGGTGACATCATTAACATTTCCTCCACTGCAGGTCAAAAAGGTGCGCCGGTTACGAGTGCCTATACAGCCTCTAAAGCAGCAGTGATTGGCCTTAGTGAATCATTAATGATGGAAGTTCGCAAAAAAAATATTCGTGTGACCACTCTCACACCAAGTACAGTAGCGACAGATATGGCGAAGGATTTGAACTTAACGGATGGCAATCCCGATAAAGTGATGCAACCAGAGGATTTAGCAGACTTCATGGTCGCTCAACTCAAGCTTCATCCTCGTGTCGTTCTAAAGCATGCCGGGCTTTGGTCTAACAATCCTTAA
- a CDS encoding NRAMP family divalent metal transporter gives MEKRLSEKERSRFLRGAIFLMATSAIGPAFLTQTASFTETYLASFAFAILLSLLIDIGVQMNIWRVISVSGKRGQEIANNLLPGLGYVIAGLILFGGFAFNIANIGGAALGLNVLFNLPLSVGGLIAAALTIGLFLVKRFGPIMDRVMQICGVVMLVMVGFVMVRTSPPYQEALIKAFVPDDALALLLPIVTIVGGTVGGYISFAGGHRLIDAGITGKENVHFVGRAASLGIVTTIIMRTFLFLAVLGVVSAGFSLDASNPAATAFLVVLGDTGYYMFGLVLFVAAISSVIGCAYTSISFLRSFHPLFSKYNSVFIAGFIAISASIFLTIGQPVTLLIVAGALNGLILPIVLTTILIASRKKEIVGDYHHPTPLLVFGVVTVLVTGVAGYIALEGIATLWTSS, from the coding sequence ATGGAAAAACGATTATCTGAAAAGGAGCGCAGCCGGTTTTTGCGCGGCGCTATTTTCTTAATGGCTACTTCGGCAATCGGGCCTGCTTTTTTAACGCAGACTGCGAGCTTTACGGAAACATACCTTGCTAGTTTTGCATTTGCGATTTTATTGTCGCTCCTTATTGACATCGGTGTGCAAATGAATATTTGGCGCGTGATTTCGGTTTCAGGCAAGCGTGGACAAGAAATAGCAAACAACTTGTTGCCTGGGCTTGGTTATGTCATTGCCGGTTTAATTTTGTTCGGCGGTTTTGCTTTTAACATTGCCAATATTGGCGGTGCCGCTTTAGGGTTAAATGTTCTTTTTAACTTGCCTTTAAGTGTAGGCGGCCTCATTGCCGCGGCATTAACAATCGGGCTATTTTTAGTTAAGCGCTTTGGCCCGATTATGGACCGTGTCATGCAAATATGTGGTGTAGTGATGCTTGTCATGGTTGGTTTTGTTATGGTACGGACAAGCCCTCCTTATCAAGAAGCGCTTATAAAGGCATTTGTACCCGATGACGCTTTGGCGCTGCTATTGCCAATTGTGACGATTGTTGGCGGGACGGTCGGAGGCTATATTTCTTTTGCCGGCGGGCACCGCCTTATTGATGCCGGGATCACTGGAAAAGAAAACGTCCACTTTGTCGGCAGGGCAGCATCGCTTGGAATTGTCACGACAATCATCATGCGCACATTTTTGTTTCTCGCAGTGCTCGGCGTTGTGTCTGCAGGTTTTAGCCTCGATGCAAGCAATCCAGCGGCAACCGCGTTTTTGGTCGTTCTTGGCGACACGGGCTATTATATGTTCGGACTTGTTCTATTTGTTGCCGCCATTAGTTCTGTCATTGGCTGTGCGTACACAAGCATTTCATTTTTACGTTCATTCCATCCCCTTTTCTCTAAATATAATAGCGTGTTTATTGCCGGATTTATTGCAATCTCGGCTAGCATTTTTTTAACGATCGGTCAGCCGGTTACGTTATTGATCGTAGCTGGTGCCTTAAATGGATTGATTTTGCCAATCGTATTGACGACAATCTTAATTGCCTCTCGCAAAAAAGAAATTGTCGGCGACTATCATCATCCAACGCCATTATTGGTTTTCGGGGTGGTTACCGTACTTGTTACTGGAGTGGCAGGGTACATCGCATTAGAAGGCATCGCTACGTTATGGACTAGCTCATAA
- a CDS encoding nitroreductase family protein, with amino-acid sequence MSSTLKSNDFMQIIKGRRSIRTYDSTYKIPKEELLRIIEDAASAPSSVNLQPWRLVVVDSDEGKEKLRPLVKFNTKQNDTSSAMLLVFADFKSHENAEYIFNKAVDEGKMPAEVRDQQLAAIQSLYPTLPKEQINDVIKVDSGLFAMQLMLVARAYGYDTNPIGGFEADQLAEAFALDPERYTPVLILSIGKAAEQGYDSVRLSPEQITFWR; translated from the coding sequence ATGTCATCTACGTTAAAAAGCAACGACTTTATGCAAATTATCAAGGGGCGCCGTTCGATTCGGACGTATGACTCGACCTATAAAATACCAAAAGAGGAGCTCCTACGTATCATTGAGGATGCTGCATCCGCTCCATCTTCTGTGAACTTGCAGCCTTGGCGTTTGGTTGTAGTCGATAGTGATGAAGGCAAAGAAAAGCTTCGTCCGCTCGTTAAATTTAACACAAAGCAAAATGATACTTCATCGGCAATGTTGTTAGTGTTTGCGGACTTTAAGTCCCATGAAAATGCCGAGTACATTTTTAATAAAGCGGTGGATGAAGGGAAGATGCCAGCAGAAGTTCGCGACCAGCAATTGGCCGCAATTCAGTCCCTTTACCCAACATTACCGAAAGAACAGATCAACGATGTCATTAAAGTGGATAGTGGCTTGTTTGCGATGCAACTCATGCTCGTCGCAAGAGCATACGGATACGACACAAATCCGATTGGTGGCTTTGAGGCCGATCAATTAGCAGAGGCTTTTGCGTTAGATCCAGAACGTTACACGCCTGTGCTAATTCTTTCAATTGGAAAGGCGGCAGAACAAGGCTATGACTCTGTTCGTTTAAGTCCAGAGCAAATTACTTTTTGGAGATAG
- a CDS encoding MerR family transcriptional regulator: protein MKISEVAKTLNLPISTIRYYEKMGIVPEHYVTRDENNYRHYDETIIHHLQVVKTLLAVGFSIGEVRSMIERNGFTKEEHTRILKAKIEEIEEAQRKLEQSKQYLYDILASDISCEKGFGQLD from the coding sequence ATGAAAATTAGCGAAGTCGCCAAAACGTTAAATTTGCCCATCTCGACCATCCGTTACTACGAAAAAATGGGCATCGTTCCGGAACATTATGTGACCAGGGACGAAAATAATTATCGCCATTATGATGAAACAATCATCCACCACCTTCAAGTCGTCAAAACGCTCTTAGCAGTTGGCTTTTCCATTGGTGAAGTGAGGTCGATGATTGAGCGGAACGGATTTACAAAGGAAGAGCATACTCGGATACTCAAAGCGAAAATTGAGGAAATCGAAGAAGCACAAAGGAAATTAGAGCAGTCTAAGCAATATCTTTACGACATTCTCGCCTCAGATATCTCATGTGAAAAAGGGTTCGGTCAGTTGGATTAG
- a CDS encoding NAD(P)/FAD-dependent oxidoreductase has translation MVQHKRIIIVGAGPSGIGLGILLEKLGFDSYVILEADVIGSSFLHWPAEMKLITPSFTGQGFGALDLNAITPGTSPAYSFRKEHLTGEEYSDYLNLLADHFHLNVEEEQAVLNVTKANGIFTLQTSQGTWTCDALIWATGEFHFPNTDGIKGAEYGLRNGFIDSYKELERGNRVVIGGGESGMDAAYHLSQSGSQVTVLLEGRLKDFAADPSRTISPYTFERIQQAVGQGSVKFVENVKVTKIEQQGGQYEVYLRDGQVISTSLQPILATGFHSGAKQMETFFEWKGNGKPQLSEEADESTLVNNLFVAGPSVEHDSAVFCFIYKFRARFAVIIKHLLTKWGEQIDDDVMSEYRDNQMLLEDLSCCEVDCEC, from the coding sequence ATGGTTCAACATAAACGAATCATTATTGTAGGCGCCGGACCATCTGGAATCGGCCTTGGGATTTTATTAGAAAAATTAGGTTTTGACTCGTATGTCATTTTGGAAGCTGATGTCATCGGCTCATCTTTTCTCCATTGGCCAGCCGAGATGAAACTCATTACGCCTTCTTTTACAGGCCAGGGGTTTGGTGCGCTCGATTTAAATGCGATTACCCCTGGAACGTCTCCTGCTTATTCGTTTCGAAAAGAGCATCTGACAGGCGAAGAGTACAGTGATTATTTAAACTTACTGGCTGATCATTTTCACTTAAATGTGGAAGAAGAACAGGCTGTTTTGAATGTGACGAAAGCCAATGGCATATTTACGTTACAAACTTCACAAGGCACATGGACGTGTGATGCATTAATTTGGGCAACGGGTGAATTCCATTTTCCGAATACAGACGGCATAAAAGGGGCCGAATACGGGCTAAGGAATGGTTTTATTGATTCTTATAAAGAATTAGAAAGAGGCAATCGTGTTGTAATTGGCGGTGGCGAAAGTGGCATGGATGCAGCCTACCATCTATCACAATCTGGCAGCCAGGTAACAGTTTTGTTAGAAGGGCGTTTAAAGGACTTTGCTGCCGATCCGAGCAGGACCATTTCTCCTTATACATTTGAGCGGATTCAGCAAGCAGTAGGCCAAGGGAGCGTTAAATTTGTAGAGAATGTAAAAGTCACAAAGATCGAACAGCAAGGTGGCCAATATGAGGTTTATCTGCGAGATGGGCAAGTTATCTCCACATCGCTGCAACCAATCCTTGCTACGGGCTTTCATTCAGGCGCCAAGCAAATGGAAACGTTCTTTGAATGGAAAGGAAATGGGAAGCCCCAATTAAGTGAGGAAGCAGATGAATCAACACTTGTTAACAATCTGTTTGTAGCGGGGCCAAGCGTCGAACACGACTCCGCTGTTTTTTGCTTTATTTATAAATTTAGGGCAAGGTTTGCTGTGATAATCAAACATTTGCTAACCAAGTGGGGAGAGCAAATAGACGACGATGTGATGTCCGAGTACAGAGACAATCAAATGCTGCTTGAAGATTTATCTTGTTGTGAGGTTGATTGTGAGTGCTAA
- a CDS encoding sucrose-specific PTS transporter subunit IIBC translates to MGVDNREIAKQVIEAVGGRDNIASFAHCATRLRIMVHDQQKIDEKKVENIAKVKGAFFHSGQYQIIFGTGTVNQVFEAIESLGVEGTSKDQLKAEAKKTGNVFQRAIRTFGDVFVPIIPVLVATGLFMGLRGLLTQETVLAWFGMTPADISANFLMFTEILTDTAFAFLPALVAWSAFRVFGGSPVLGIVLGLMLVNPALPNAYSVANGSEEALVMFGFIPVVGYQGSVLPAFFIGLIGAKFERFLRKRIPEAIDLIVTPFLTLLVMITLGLFAIGPIFHSFEEVVLNATTYLLGLPFGIAGLLIGFFNQIIVVTGVHHIFNFLEIQLLEQTGSNPFNAIVTAAIAAQGAACLAVGLKTKNNKLKALSLPSSFSAFLGITEPAIFGVNLRYVKPFVMGLIGGGVGGFMASIFQLSATGMAITVIPGTLLYLNSQLPLYILCNVTASVIAFVLTWLFGFNDKMLSDR, encoded by the coding sequence ATGGGAGTAGACAATCGGGAAATTGCCAAGCAGGTCATTGAAGCCGTCGGCGGCAGAGACAATATTGCTTCCTTTGCCCATTGTGCGACACGGCTTCGCATTATGGTCCACGATCAACAGAAGATCGACGAGAAAAAAGTAGAAAATATCGCCAAAGTGAAAGGCGCGTTTTTCCACTCTGGCCAGTACCAGATTATTTTTGGAACCGGCACTGTCAACCAAGTCTTTGAAGCGATTGAGAGCTTAGGCGTAGAAGGCACAAGCAAAGACCAACTAAAAGCAGAAGCAAAAAAGACGGGCAATGTATTTCAACGAGCGATCCGCACTTTTGGCGATGTATTTGTACCGATTATTCCAGTGTTGGTGGCAACAGGATTGTTCATGGGCCTCCGCGGCCTGCTCACACAAGAAACGGTGCTAGCTTGGTTTGGCATGACGCCTGCCGATATTTCGGCCAATTTTCTCATGTTCACAGAAATATTAACAGACACGGCGTTTGCATTTTTGCCTGCCTTGGTAGCCTGGTCGGCGTTTAGAGTTTTTGGAGGCAGTCCGGTGCTCGGTATTGTTCTTGGATTGATGCTCGTAAACCCGGCACTACCGAATGCCTACAGTGTTGCCAACGGCTCCGAAGAAGCGCTTGTTATGTTTGGCTTCATACCTGTGGTCGGCTATCAAGGTTCGGTTTTGCCTGCATTCTTCATCGGGCTTATTGGCGCAAAGTTTGAGCGCTTTTTGAGAAAGCGGATTCCTGAAGCAATCGACTTGATCGTAACACCGTTTTTAACATTGCTGGTCATGATTACACTCGGTCTGTTTGCCATTGGCCCGATTTTTCATTCGTTTGAAGAAGTCGTCCTAAATGCGACAACCTATTTGCTGGGTCTGCCGTTCGGGATCGCTGGGCTCCTAATCGGTTTCTTTAATCAAATTATTGTCGTTACAGGTGTTCATCATATCTTTAACTTTTTGGAAATCCAACTTCTCGAACAAACGGGAAGCAATCCATTCAACGCGATCGTCACAGCCGCAATAGCGGCACAAGGCGCAGCCTGTCTTGCCGTCGGCCTGAAAACGAAAAACAACAAATTAAAGGCACTCTCCTTGCCTTCTTCGTTCTCGGCCTTTCTCGGCATCACAGAGCCAGCTATATTCGGCGTAAATTTGCGGTATGTAAAGCCGTTCGTCATGGGCTTAATCGGCGGAGGCGTTGGGGGCTTTATGGCTTCAATATTTCAGCTAAGTGCAACGGGGATGGCAATCACAGTCATTCCAGGCACGCTATTATATTTAAATAGCCAGCTTCCACTCTATATTTTGTGCAACGTAACAGCGAGCGTCATTGCCTTCGTGCTCACTTGGCTGTTTGGCTTTAACGATAAGATGCTGAGCGACAGATAA
- a CDS encoding LacI family DNA-binding transcriptional regulator — protein sequence MNITIADIAKIAGVAKSTVSRYLNGGSVSDTTRLKIEQVIKETGYIPNSFAQSLKAKKTSIIGAIVPRLDSFSAAQTVTGMEEELRENGYQMLIINTNQDLSREIEALYDLARQKISGIVLLATQITDIHLAAIKEIGIPVIFHGQQHPNVHSIIYNDYAAGYEIGRYILSKGHNRIAYLGVMEQDVAVGVERKRGFKKALREQSGATAQFYESGFKVAAAIEAASLILDGSRQLPTAIVCATDSIALGVMKAAQMKERRIPEDLSVTGIGGYDVTEVIHPGLTTVKYQYEAGGRLAARHIIKLVHDERVDLLTVLQCELIERESVDNKGEHRLY from the coding sequence ATGAACATTACAATTGCAGATATCGCCAAAATCGCAGGGGTAGCCAAAAGTACGGTATCACGCTATTTAAATGGTGGTTCGGTCAGCGATACGACAAGGCTTAAAATTGAACAAGTAATCAAGGAAACGGGGTACATTCCGAACTCATTTGCCCAAAGCTTAAAAGCAAAGAAGACAAGCATCATCGGTGCGATCGTCCCCCGGCTTGATTCATTCTCAGCTGCACAGACTGTTACGGGCATGGAAGAAGAGCTTAGAGAAAATGGCTACCAGATGCTCATCATTAACACAAACCAGGATTTATCCCGTGAAATAGAGGCCTTATATGACTTAGCAAGGCAAAAAATATCAGGGATCGTCCTATTGGCTACTCAAATTACCGATATTCATTTGGCGGCAATCAAGGAGATCGGGATTCCTGTCATTTTTCACGGCCAGCAGCATCCGAACGTCCACAGTATTATTTACAATGACTATGCAGCAGGGTACGAGATCGGTCGCTACATTTTGTCTAAAGGGCATAATCGTATCGCCTACTTAGGTGTGATGGAACAGGATGTAGCGGTAGGCGTCGAGCGGAAGCGCGGCTTCAAAAAAGCGCTGAGGGAGCAAAGCGGCGCCACGGCTCAGTTTTATGAGAGCGGCTTTAAGGTTGCGGCAGCAATAGAAGCGGCTTCACTTATTTTGGACGGTTCCAGGCAGCTTCCAACCGCGATTGTGTGCGCAACGGACAGTATTGCACTCGGCGTTATGAAGGCGGCACAGATGAAAGAACGGCGAATTCCAGAAGATCTTTCAGTAACGGGCATTGGTGGGTATGATGTGACGGAAGTGATACATCCAGGGCTCACGACGGTGAAATATCAATATGAGGCAGGTGGGCGTTTAGCCGCACGGCACATTATAAAACTTGTTCACGATGAGCGTGTCGACCTTCTTACAGTCCTGCAATGTGAATTAATAGAGCGTGAAAGCGTTGACAACAAGGGGGAACATCGATTATATTAA
- a CDS encoding glycoside hydrolase family 32 protein codes for MDREQKYRRLEQASPEEIAALQKQVKESEWRQTYHIQPVTGLLNDPNGFAYFAGEYHLFYQWFPLGTYHGLKYWYHTASKDLVHWRNVGKAIAPDTSFDSHGVYSGSGIVKDSQLHLMYTGNARDENWNRQTSQCIAVMDANRAVSKWAKPVIDQVPAGYTAHFRDPKVWKDDDMYRCVIGTQRNDFTGTAVVYESPDLLEWRFIGEMGTNLNDFGYMWECPDYFELDGQGVFLFCPQGLAPEGDRFLNLYQSGYVTGKPLNRETLVFSHGCFHELDRGFDFYAPQTMKDKQGRRMMVAWMGQPESGYPTDSHGWAHCLTLPRTLELRDGKLLQKPVVELQKLRQKRSDVQDTLTNEAKTYDGITGAAFEMVCTFDPIEAEAVGIEIRASEKERTVITYNTVMQKVTMDRSMAGEIINSSYGATRSCRLVAEQIQFHLFVDTSSVELFINDGEEVFTSRIFPQPESKGIRFFVNNGNAHLKATKWDLTHAGNDIEGNE; via the coding sequence ATGGACAGAGAACAGAAATACCGCCGCCTAGAACAGGCTTCTCCTGAAGAAATCGCTGCTTTGCAAAAGCAGGTGAAGGAAAGCGAGTGGAGGCAAACATATCATATTCAGCCTGTTACCGGCTTGCTAAACGACCCTAACGGTTTTGCTTATTTTGCAGGAGAGTATCACCTTTTTTATCAGTGGTTTCCTCTTGGAACGTACCATGGGCTTAAGTACTGGTACCATACGGCTTCAAAAGACCTTGTCCATTGGCGCAATGTTGGGAAAGCGATCGCGCCTGATACGTCTTTTGACTCCCATGGCGTTTACTCAGGAAGTGGCATCGTTAAAGACTCACAATTGCATTTAATGTATACAGGGAATGCTAGGGACGAGAATTGGAACAGGCAAACGTCCCAGTGCATCGCTGTAATGGATGCAAATCGAGCCGTCTCAAAATGGGCGAAGCCTGTCATTGATCAAGTTCCAGCAGGATATACAGCCCATTTTCGTGATCCGAAAGTATGGAAGGACGACGATATGTATCGCTGCGTCATCGGCACTCAGCGGAATGACTTCACAGGCACCGCCGTCGTGTATGAGTCGCCTGATTTGTTGGAATGGCGATTCATTGGGGAGATGGGCACCAACCTGAATGATTTCGGCTATATGTGGGAATGCCCAGATTATTTCGAGCTGGACGGACAAGGTGTTTTCTTGTTTTGTCCCCAAGGCTTAGCCCCTGAAGGTGATCGCTTTTTGAACTTGTATCAGTCGGGCTACGTCACTGGCAAGCCTTTGAATCGAGAAACGCTTGTTTTTAGCCATGGCTGCTTTCATGAGCTGGATAGAGGGTTTGATTTTTATGCGCCACAAACGATGAAAGATAAGCAAGGGCGGAGAATGATGGTCGCTTGGATGGGGCAGCCGGAGAGTGGCTATCCAACAGACTCCCACGGTTGGGCACATTGTTTAACTTTGCCGAGAACATTGGAGTTACGCGACGGCAAATTGCTACAGAAGCCAGTAGTAGAACTACAGAAGCTGAGACAAAAGCGAAGCGACGTACAGGATACGTTAACGAATGAAGCAAAAACGTATGATGGCATTACCGGCGCCGCTTTTGAGATGGTCTGTACATTTGATCCAATCGAGGCCGAAGCCGTCGGAATTGAAATCCGCGCCAGTGAAAAAGAGCGTACCGTTATTACTTATAATACCGTTATGCAGAAGGTAACAATGGATCGTTCAATGGCTGGAGAAATAATCAACAGCAGCTACGGGGCGACTCGGTCCTGCAGGCTAGTGGCAGAACAGATTCAATTTCACTTGTTTGTCGACACCTCTTCAGTCGAATTGTTTATCAACGACGGCGAAGAAGTGTTTACAAGCCGGATTTTTCCACAGCCCGAAAGCAAGGGAATCCGTTTTTTCGTAAACAACGGCAATGCCCACTTAAAAGCTACCAAGTGGGATTTGACTCATGCGGGAAACGATATAGAAGGGAATGAATGA
- a CDS encoding LamB/YcsF family protein produces MNAIDLNSDVGESYGAYTIGNDDKIMPYISSANIACGFHAGDAHVMKETVSRALEHSVAIGAHPGLPDIGGFGRRKIDISPQEGYELVVYQIGALWAIAKAQGGKLHHVKPHGALYNMAAADEALAEALANAVYDVDPNLVFYGLAGSALIAAGKKVGLKTASEVFADRTYQADGSLTSRRVPNALITDPKEASAQVLRMIQEGKVRTQQGTDVEIDAQTVCIHGDGAHAVAFAEELKGELERHGIAVKAGNS; encoded by the coding sequence ATGAATGCCATTGATCTAAATAGCGACGTAGGCGAAAGTTACGGCGCCTACACGATAGGGAACGACGATAAAATCATGCCTTACATTTCATCAGCCAACATTGCGTGCGGATTTCATGCAGGCGATGCCCATGTGATGAAGGAAACGGTTTCACGTGCATTGGAACATAGTGTCGCGATTGGCGCACACCCAGGCCTTCCTGACATTGGCGGTTTTGGGCGTAGAAAAATCGATATTTCCCCACAAGAAGGGTATGAACTGGTCGTGTACCAGATTGGCGCTTTATGGGCGATTGCGAAAGCGCAAGGAGGCAAGCTCCATCATGTCAAACCACATGGCGCTTTATACAATATGGCTGCAGCTGACGAGGCACTAGCTGAGGCACTCGCCAACGCTGTTTACGATGTTGACCCAAATTTGGTCTTTTATGGACTTGCTGGAAGCGCCCTTATTGCTGCTGGGAAAAAAGTAGGGTTGAAAACAGCTAGCGAGGTGTTTGCGGATCGCACGTACCAAGCAGATGGCAGCCTAACATCAAGGCGTGTCCCGAACGCTCTAATAACCGATCCAAAAGAAGCGTCTGCACAAGTGTTGCGGATGATACAGGAAGGAAAAGTGCGGACTCAGCAAGGCACCGATGTAGAGATTGACGCACAAACCGTTTGTATTCATGGCGATGGCGCACATGCTGTCGCTTTTGCCGAGGAGCTTAAAGGAGAGCTTGAACGCCATGGCATTGCTGTCAAAGCAGGAAACAGCTAA
- a CDS encoding ArsR/SmtB family transcription factor: MLELSIHEPVRLRKVCHALSTDVRVRMVELLSKETYSVHELATLIGVPISTAASNVNVLQEAGLILTELRPASRGAMKVCTRNFDDIHIALNDGSHRTEKRTYEINMPIGHYVDFSVTPTCGMANSDGVVLNEDDPVQFYHPDRSTAQMIWTRTGFFEYKFPFALKPKQKIASLLFSCELCSEAPNYDHDWPSDITVWINGVDIGTWTSPGDFGDRPGKQNPPTWFHNTRTQYGALKTWTVTKKQALLDHLPVNPVTIADLQLEDHPCITVRIGIKENALHKGGINLFGKEFGDHPQDLKLVIEFDE, from the coding sequence TTGCTAGAGTTGTCCATTCATGAACCAGTGAGATTGCGCAAGGTGTGCCATGCGTTGTCGACGGATGTCCGCGTCCGCATGGTTGAACTACTAAGCAAGGAAACGTATAGTGTGCATGAGTTAGCCACCCTCATCGGCGTCCCTATTTCTACAGCGGCGTCAAACGTAAATGTGCTACAAGAGGCAGGGCTCATTTTAACCGAACTACGCCCAGCTAGCCGCGGTGCCATGAAAGTGTGTACACGCAACTTTGATGACATCCATATCGCCTTAAATGATGGTAGTCATAGGACTGAAAAGCGCACATACGAAATCAATATGCCAATCGGGCACTATGTTGACTTTTCTGTTACGCCGACATGCGGCATGGCAAACAGCGATGGCGTCGTTTTAAATGAAGACGATCCTGTCCAATTTTACCATCCAGACCGTTCAACTGCACAAATGATATGGACGAGGACTGGCTTTTTTGAGTATAAATTTCCGTTCGCCCTAAAACCAAAACAGAAAATAGCCAGTTTGCTTTTTTCCTGTGAGTTGTGTTCAGAAGCGCCTAACTATGATCATGACTGGCCGTCTGACATTACCGTTTGGATAAATGGCGTTGATATTGGCACATGGACAAGCCCAGGAGACTTTGGCGACCGTCCAGGCAAGCAGAATCCGCCAACTTGGTTTCACAATACGAGAACACAATATGGCGCCCTTAAAACGTGGACGGTGACGAAAAAGCAAGCGCTGCTTGACCACTTGCCTGTTAATCCAGTCACGATTGCCGATTTGCAACTAGAGGATCATCCTTGCATTACGGTTCGTATCGGTATTAAGGAAAATGCGCTCCATAAAGGCGGAATCAATTTATTTGGAAAAGAATTTGGCGATCATCCCCAAGACTTGAAATTAGTCATTGAATTTGACGAGTAG